From Pararge aegeria chromosome 9, ilParAegt1.1, whole genome shotgun sequence, the proteins below share one genomic window:
- the LOC120626380 gene encoding pyruvate kinase-like isoform X1, producing MVWPTVYDGKTEMGSAEKPAMQLAAADAGSHLQHMCSLDIDSKASYVRLSGIICTIGPASRDVAMLEKMMETGMNVARMNFSHGSHEYHAETIRNCREAEKNYSARLGIPFSLAIALDTKGPEIRTGLLEGGGSAEVELKKGETIKLSTDPAYAESGNVNVVYVDYKNITNVVKPGNRIFIDDGLISIICQSATSDALVCSIENGGMLGSRKGVNLPGLPVDLPAVSEKDKSDLLFGVEQGVDMIFASFIRNGAALTEIRGILGAKGKNIKIISKIENHQGMINLDEIIAASDGIMVARGDLGIEIPPEKVFLAQKTMIARCNRVGKPVICATQMLESMVKKPRPTRAETSDVANAILDGADCVMLSGETAKGDYPLECVLTMANICKEAEAAIWHKQLFIDLSSQEKLPIESAQSVAIAAVEASAKCMASAIVVITTSGRSAHLLSKYRPRCPIIAVTRQPQTARLAHLYRGVLPIVYQESVASDWLKDVDNRVQYGLKFGRARGFLNTGDHVVVVTGWKQGSGFTNTMRIIQVE from the exons ATGGTTTGGCCTACAGTCTACGATGGCAAAACTGAG atgGGGTCAGCTGAAAAGCCTGCGATGCAGCTGGCAGCCGCGGATGCGGGCTCCCACCTGCAGCACATGTGCTCACTGGACATCGACTCCAAGGCCTCCTATGTCCGTCTGTCTGGCATCATCTGTACCATTG GACCCGCCTCTCGTGATGTTGCCATGCTAGAGAAGATGATGGAGACTGGTATGAATGTAGCGCGCATGAACTTCTCCCACGGCTCGCACGAATATCACGCAGAAACCATTCGTAACTGTCGTGAGGCAGAGAAGAACTACAGCGCAAGACTTGGTATTCCGTTCTCGCTGGCCATCGCATTAGATACCAAGGGACCAGAGATCAGAACAGGGCTTCTGGAAGGA GGTGGTTCAGCAGAAGTAGAGCTGAAGAAAGGAGAGACCATCAAGCTGTCTACCGACCCAGCGTACGCCGAAAGTGGAAACGTTAATGTCGTGTATGTCGATTACAAGAACATCACTAATGTCGTGAAGCCTGGCAACCGCATCTTCATTGATGACGGCCTCATCTCAATCATCTGCCAATCTGCCACTTCTGACGCACTGGTCTGCTCCATTGAGAATGGTG GTATGCTGGGATCAAGAAAGGGTGTAAACTTACCTGGACTCCCTGTGGACCTGCCCGCTGTTTCCGAAAAAGACAAGTCTGACTTGTTGTTTGGTGTTGAACAAGGC gTGGATATGATTTTTGCCTCTTTCATTCGCAACGGCGCAGCGCTAACAGAGATCCGTGGCATCCTCGGAGCGAAGGGCAAGAACATCAAGATCATTTCCAAAATTGAAAACCACCAGGGCATGATCAACCTCGACGAGATCATTGCG GCATCGGACGGAATCATGGTCGCTCGCGGTGACCTTGGTATTGAGATCCCACCAGAAAAAGTTTTCCTCGCCCAAAAAACAATGATCGCTAGGTGCAACCGG GTAGGCAAACCAGTTATTTGTGCGACGCAAATGTTGGAGTCAATGGTCAAGAAGCCTCGTCCAACACGTGCTGAGACCTCAGACGTTGCCAATGCCATTCTGGACGGAGCCGACTGTGTTATGTTATCTGGTGAAACTGCAAAGGGGGATTACCCCTTAGAGTGTGTTCTCACTATGGCTAATATTTGCAAGGAGGCCGAAGCCGCTATTTGGCACAAACAGCTCTTCATTGATCTCAGTTCTCAG gAAAAACTACCGATAGAGTCCGCGCAGTCGGTAGCCATCGCGGCGGTGGAAGCTTCCGCCAAATGCATGGCATCTGCTATAGTCGTGATAACCACGAGCGGGCGGTCCGCTCACCTGCTCAGCAAGTATCGGCCGCGCTGCCCCATTATCGCCGTTACACGCCAGCCGCAAACCGCTCGGCTAGCTCATCTCTACCGCGGCGTACTGCCCATAGTATATCAGG agtCTGTGGCCAGCGACTGGTTGAAGGACGTGGACAACCGCGTGCAGTACGGTCTTAAGTTCGGTCGTGCGCGTGGCTTCCTCAACACGGGCGACCACGTTGTCGTTGTCACTGGCTGGAAACAGGGTTCTGGATTCACCAACACCATGCGTATTat ccAAGTCGAATAG
- the LOC120626380 gene encoding pyruvate kinase-like isoform X2, whose protein sequence is MKAIESRNRNIRMGSAEKPAMQLAAADAGSHLQHMCSLDIDSKASYVRLSGIICTIGPASRDVAMLEKMMETGMNVARMNFSHGSHEYHAETIRNCREAEKNYSARLGIPFSLAIALDTKGPEIRTGLLEGGGSAEVELKKGETIKLSTDPAYAESGNVNVVYVDYKNITNVVKPGNRIFIDDGLISIICQSATSDALVCSIENGGMLGSRKGVNLPGLPVDLPAVSEKDKSDLLFGVEQGVDMIFASFIRNGAALTEIRGILGAKGKNIKIISKIENHQGMINLDEIIAASDGIMVARGDLGIEIPPEKVFLAQKTMIARCNRVGKPVICATQMLESMVKKPRPTRAETSDVANAILDGADCVMLSGETAKGDYPLECVLTMANICKEAEAAIWHKQLFIDLSSQEKLPIESAQSVAIAAVEASAKCMASAIVVITTSGRSAHLLSKYRPRCPIIAVTRQPQTARLAHLYRGVLPIVYQESVASDWLKDVDNRVQYGLKFGRARGFLNTGDHVVVVTGWKQGSGFTNTMRIIQVE, encoded by the exons atgaaggCAATCGAATCAAGAAATAGGAATATTAGA atgGGGTCAGCTGAAAAGCCTGCGATGCAGCTGGCAGCCGCGGATGCGGGCTCCCACCTGCAGCACATGTGCTCACTGGACATCGACTCCAAGGCCTCCTATGTCCGTCTGTCTGGCATCATCTGTACCATTG GACCCGCCTCTCGTGATGTTGCCATGCTAGAGAAGATGATGGAGACTGGTATGAATGTAGCGCGCATGAACTTCTCCCACGGCTCGCACGAATATCACGCAGAAACCATTCGTAACTGTCGTGAGGCAGAGAAGAACTACAGCGCAAGACTTGGTATTCCGTTCTCGCTGGCCATCGCATTAGATACCAAGGGACCAGAGATCAGAACAGGGCTTCTGGAAGGA GGTGGTTCAGCAGAAGTAGAGCTGAAGAAAGGAGAGACCATCAAGCTGTCTACCGACCCAGCGTACGCCGAAAGTGGAAACGTTAATGTCGTGTATGTCGATTACAAGAACATCACTAATGTCGTGAAGCCTGGCAACCGCATCTTCATTGATGACGGCCTCATCTCAATCATCTGCCAATCTGCCACTTCTGACGCACTGGTCTGCTCCATTGAGAATGGTG GTATGCTGGGATCAAGAAAGGGTGTAAACTTACCTGGACTCCCTGTGGACCTGCCCGCTGTTTCCGAAAAAGACAAGTCTGACTTGTTGTTTGGTGTTGAACAAGGC gTGGATATGATTTTTGCCTCTTTCATTCGCAACGGCGCAGCGCTAACAGAGATCCGTGGCATCCTCGGAGCGAAGGGCAAGAACATCAAGATCATTTCCAAAATTGAAAACCACCAGGGCATGATCAACCTCGACGAGATCATTGCG GCATCGGACGGAATCATGGTCGCTCGCGGTGACCTTGGTATTGAGATCCCACCAGAAAAAGTTTTCCTCGCCCAAAAAACAATGATCGCTAGGTGCAACCGG GTAGGCAAACCAGTTATTTGTGCGACGCAAATGTTGGAGTCAATGGTCAAGAAGCCTCGTCCAACACGTGCTGAGACCTCAGACGTTGCCAATGCCATTCTGGACGGAGCCGACTGTGTTATGTTATCTGGTGAAACTGCAAAGGGGGATTACCCCTTAGAGTGTGTTCTCACTATGGCTAATATTTGCAAGGAGGCCGAAGCCGCTATTTGGCACAAACAGCTCTTCATTGATCTCAGTTCTCAG gAAAAACTACCGATAGAGTCCGCGCAGTCGGTAGCCATCGCGGCGGTGGAAGCTTCCGCCAAATGCATGGCATCTGCTATAGTCGTGATAACCACGAGCGGGCGGTCCGCTCACCTGCTCAGCAAGTATCGGCCGCGCTGCCCCATTATCGCCGTTACACGCCAGCCGCAAACCGCTCGGCTAGCTCATCTCTACCGCGGCGTACTGCCCATAGTATATCAGG agtCTGTGGCCAGCGACTGGTTGAAGGACGTGGACAACCGCGTGCAGTACGGTCTTAAGTTCGGTCGTGCGCGTGGCTTCCTCAACACGGGCGACCACGTTGTCGTTGTCACTGGCTGGAAACAGGGTTCTGGATTCACCAACACCATGCGTATTat ccAAGTCGAATAG
- the LOC120626380 gene encoding pyruvate kinase-like isoform X3, translating into MAFMGSAEKPAMQLAAADAGSHLQHMCSLDIDSKASYVRLSGIICTIGPASRDVAMLEKMMETGMNVARMNFSHGSHEYHAETIRNCREAEKNYSARLGIPFSLAIALDTKGPEIRTGLLEGGGSAEVELKKGETIKLSTDPAYAESGNVNVVYVDYKNITNVVKPGNRIFIDDGLISIICQSATSDALVCSIENGGMLGSRKGVNLPGLPVDLPAVSEKDKSDLLFGVEQGVDMIFASFIRNGAALTEIRGILGAKGKNIKIISKIENHQGMINLDEIIAASDGIMVARGDLGIEIPPEKVFLAQKTMIARCNRVGKPVICATQMLESMVKKPRPTRAETSDVANAILDGADCVMLSGETAKGDYPLECVLTMANICKEAEAAIWHKQLFIDLSSQEKLPIESAQSVAIAAVEASAKCMASAIVVITTSGRSAHLLSKYRPRCPIIAVTRQPQTARLAHLYRGVLPIVYQESVASDWLKDVDNRVQYGLKFGRARGFLNTGDHVVVVTGWKQGSGFTNTMRIIQVE; encoded by the exons ATGGCATTT atgGGGTCAGCTGAAAAGCCTGCGATGCAGCTGGCAGCCGCGGATGCGGGCTCCCACCTGCAGCACATGTGCTCACTGGACATCGACTCCAAGGCCTCCTATGTCCGTCTGTCTGGCATCATCTGTACCATTG GACCCGCCTCTCGTGATGTTGCCATGCTAGAGAAGATGATGGAGACTGGTATGAATGTAGCGCGCATGAACTTCTCCCACGGCTCGCACGAATATCACGCAGAAACCATTCGTAACTGTCGTGAGGCAGAGAAGAACTACAGCGCAAGACTTGGTATTCCGTTCTCGCTGGCCATCGCATTAGATACCAAGGGACCAGAGATCAGAACAGGGCTTCTGGAAGGA GGTGGTTCAGCAGAAGTAGAGCTGAAGAAAGGAGAGACCATCAAGCTGTCTACCGACCCAGCGTACGCCGAAAGTGGAAACGTTAATGTCGTGTATGTCGATTACAAGAACATCACTAATGTCGTGAAGCCTGGCAACCGCATCTTCATTGATGACGGCCTCATCTCAATCATCTGCCAATCTGCCACTTCTGACGCACTGGTCTGCTCCATTGAGAATGGTG GTATGCTGGGATCAAGAAAGGGTGTAAACTTACCTGGACTCCCTGTGGACCTGCCCGCTGTTTCCGAAAAAGACAAGTCTGACTTGTTGTTTGGTGTTGAACAAGGC gTGGATATGATTTTTGCCTCTTTCATTCGCAACGGCGCAGCGCTAACAGAGATCCGTGGCATCCTCGGAGCGAAGGGCAAGAACATCAAGATCATTTCCAAAATTGAAAACCACCAGGGCATGATCAACCTCGACGAGATCATTGCG GCATCGGACGGAATCATGGTCGCTCGCGGTGACCTTGGTATTGAGATCCCACCAGAAAAAGTTTTCCTCGCCCAAAAAACAATGATCGCTAGGTGCAACCGG GTAGGCAAACCAGTTATTTGTGCGACGCAAATGTTGGAGTCAATGGTCAAGAAGCCTCGTCCAACACGTGCTGAGACCTCAGACGTTGCCAATGCCATTCTGGACGGAGCCGACTGTGTTATGTTATCTGGTGAAACTGCAAAGGGGGATTACCCCTTAGAGTGTGTTCTCACTATGGCTAATATTTGCAAGGAGGCCGAAGCCGCTATTTGGCACAAACAGCTCTTCATTGATCTCAGTTCTCAG gAAAAACTACCGATAGAGTCCGCGCAGTCGGTAGCCATCGCGGCGGTGGAAGCTTCCGCCAAATGCATGGCATCTGCTATAGTCGTGATAACCACGAGCGGGCGGTCCGCTCACCTGCTCAGCAAGTATCGGCCGCGCTGCCCCATTATCGCCGTTACACGCCAGCCGCAAACCGCTCGGCTAGCTCATCTCTACCGCGGCGTACTGCCCATAGTATATCAGG agtCTGTGGCCAGCGACTGGTTGAAGGACGTGGACAACCGCGTGCAGTACGGTCTTAAGTTCGGTCGTGCGCGTGGCTTCCTCAACACGGGCGACCACGTTGTCGTTGTCACTGGCTGGAAACAGGGTTCTGGATTCACCAACACCATGCGTATTat ccAAGTCGAATAG